The Fibrobacterota bacterium DNA window TATCGCGATGCGGAAGGCGAGATCGCCCTCCCAATTACTCGTAGATACTGATGTTATCTGCGGAGTACATGCCGTTTGAGGTCGTGGCATAAAACCCGAGCTGCATATACGGCATCGTTCTCCAATATCCATTCCAATATGATTCCTATTGAGGTTAAGAATCCAACCAGGATATCTGATTGGAATGCCTAGTTAGGATTCCTAAGCTGGCCCTTTTGTGCCAGTTATTTTCCATCTTCGCTGGAGAAGGTTGAGTTCCCGTACCGCGTCGCGCTTTCAGCATTTCGTCCCGCGGGAAGATTGTGCTTGGGGGAATGTGACGAACCCAATTCGGCCGTGGGAGTTAAAAAGCCACTTATCCTCAGAGGGGCGCGCCAGGTCGGCAAGACTTGGCTGATTCGGGATCCGGCCCAACGGCATGGGCTCGATCTGCTCGAGCTCAATTTCGAGCGCAATCCGGAATATCGGAAGCATTTTTCGGCGAACACTCCCCGCCAAGTGCTGGATGATCTCTCCCTGGTCCTGGGCAGATCAATCCAACCGCAACGAAGTTTGTTGTTGCTCGACGAGATCCAAGTCACGGGGGAAATGCTCGGTAAGTTGCGCTGGTTCGCGGAAGAATCGCCGGAGCTACCGGTAGTTGCCTCCGGCTCGCTGCTCGAATTCTCGTTTAAGAATCACTTATGCGCCTTCTCGACCTGGCGGGCACGGAAAAGCCTTCACCAGTTCATGCATGACAAGAAGCTGTCGCTCGCCGTGCGCTGCGACGCCAATCCGCCTGCCTTTGTACCTAATAAGGAATCTCCCGCAATTCCTGCCGGAGATAGGAGACCAAAAGGCCCCTATCGTACGATTACTTTTCCGATCAATAATCGAACCAGGCGGAACGTGGAATTTATTCTCCCGGATTGATCCGAATTCGGGACTCATTCCGCTGTAACACCCTTTCCACCGTTGGAGACCCAACACATTGGCAGAGTTCGCCCATGCGATTCACGAGCCAATAATAGACC harbors:
- a CDS encoding AAA family ATPase, producing the protein MGVKKPLILRGARQVGKTWLIRDPAQRHGLDLLELNFERNPEYRKHFSANTPRQVLDDLSLVLGRSIQPQRSLLLLDEIQVTGEMLGKLRWFAEESPELPVVASGSLLEFSFKNHLCAFSTWRARKSLHQFMHDKKLSLAVRCDANPPAFVPNKESPAIPAGDRRPKGPYRTITFPINNRTRRNVEFILPD